The proteins below come from a single Zea mays cultivar B73 chromosome 8, Zm-B73-REFERENCE-NAM-5.0, whole genome shotgun sequence genomic window:
- the LOC732753 gene encoding cystatin 4 precursor, which produces MRVAATRAAAAAHPPSAFLLLLLLLGCASLAIGGAAMAGHVLGGVKENPAAANSAESDGLGRFAVDEHNRRENALLEFVRVVEAKEQVVAGTLHHLTLEAVEAGRKKLYEAKVWVKPWLDFKELQEFSHKGDATAFTNADLGAKQGGHEPGWREVPVEDPVVKDAAHHAVKSIQERSNSLFPYELLEILRAHAQVVEDFAKFDILMKLKRGSKEEKIKAEVHKSLEGAFVLNQHQPAEHDESSSQ; this is translated from the exons ATGCGCGTTGCCGCGAcccgagccgccgccgccgctcaccCTCCGAGCGCCTTCCTGCTCCTCCTGTTACTCCTCGGTTGCGCGTCCCTCGCGATCGGAGGAGCAGCCATGGCCGGCCACGTCCTCGGCGGCGTGAAGGAGAACCCAGCCGCGGCCAACAGCGCCGAGTCCGACGGGCTCGGCCGCTTCGCCGTCGATGAGCACAACAGGCGCGAG AACGCGCTGCTGGAGTTCGTGCGCGTGGTGGAGGCCAAGGAGCAGGTGGTGGCCGGCACGCTGCACCACCTCACGCTCGAGGCCGTCGAGGCCGGGAGGAAGAAGCTCTACGAGGCCAAGGTCTGGGTCAAGCCATGGCTCGACTTCAAGGAGCTCCAGGAATTCAGCCACAAGGGGGACGCCACCGCCTTCACCAACGCCGACCTCGGCGCCAAGCAAG GTGGACATGAGCCTGGTTGGCGTGAGGTTCCAGTAGAGGATCCTGTGGTCAAAGATGCTGCACACCATGCTGTGAAATCGATCCAAGAGAGGTCCAACTCCCTGTTTCCCTACGAACTTCTCGAGATCCTTCGTGCCCATGCACAG GTTGTGGAAGACTTTGCAAAATTTGACATTCTGATGAAACTGAAGAGAGGCAGCAAGGAGGAGAAGATCAAAGCCGAGGTCCATAAGAGCCTGGAAGGGGCCTTTGTGCTAAACCAGCATCAGCCGGCGGAGCATGATGAGTCGAGCAGCCAGTGA